In a genomic window of Planctomycetaceae bacterium:
- a CDS encoding protein kinase: MPPIKTKDGLKSFLLTSRLLKPAEWATVDAEMSGCETMREMLDVLERRQLLTPLQTGRILKGETDGLVLGRYKLLYRNASGSFARVFRAATVDDNKIVALKLLRERWADDPKAVQGFEREARICMKFIHPNIVPIFDIGNEGKYHFFTMEFVEGGNLRDFMKIRQVLAPLEATKCIYEICSALEYALTLGATHRDLKLTNVLMSSTGVAKLVDFGLAGAENPNQAGTSDDVQRALEYASLERGTNAPRNDPRSDIFFAGAIYYELLTGEGPWPRTADREERLQLQRYSSVRPVNLIKPSLPPCVARICSKMMDVNPSDRYQTVGEACRDLRLALAELGDPDAVVEGTRNAAADAAFGRPEFKLLVVDTSRKRRKVLNQYFEKYAFQLEFLSDHAEALERLKGNNAPGGILFFADEDSDATLEIYPQIQAYARSLKTPCVAVFATNDEPEVKRKLNSTKYGTTMFQPTTLRDIRKHFEELAGILTPDEAPATKTTEKTASRKGPTARMNPDRPQLTSNDDFGDATDSPDAPMELTPTVAELRRGLKTSEASIDQIPASEQAPRQTRSRPSQRNELSQQPTHEMPAAVRSEGSASKPQAADNPLETIKDAKAMAARLRAERARKAKEKADAERQKAEAEEAAQKEAASEQASLAQAASELRRRQREERKRLEKERAEKQRLEKERKVREEQERLEQERLKREEQERLEREEQERLERERLEREEQERLEQERLEREEQERLERERLEREEQERLELERLKREEQERLEREEQERLERERLEREEQERLEREEQERLERERLEREEQERLERERLEREEQERLELERLEREEQERLEQERLEREEQERLEQERLEREEQERLERERLEREEQERLERERLEREEQERLEQERLEREEQERLEQERLEREEQERLERERLEREEQERLELERLEREEQERLELERLEREEQERLELERLEREEQERLELERLEREQQERLEQERLEREEQERLEREEQERLECERLEREEQERLEQERLEREEQERLERERLEREEQERLERERLEREEQERLELERLEREEQERLEREEQERLERERLEREEQEEEWLERELAAETAAEGGDDYVPLSDGEVSAGDSDSDDDFVPLSDDDDDLERAFAVASPESETLSSEDEEEEATFRLATAGNVADDDSSEASEPESAANTEDVDGELHSEDVWATMSLSGNAEAGTRKSRISNKRKAGRKKQTSDAGSSESGEKSTRKSDTSPDGRKNADSAARAAKSRKRSRKSDGDITRPKVGSGTTPAARLSGSQPSIPIVASTEKPGPSDAATTGTASVVAADREQPSGKSAVSRQKAGKKSVPRRQKAVQAVRKKKKQEEEVISAIFDDVFSDENNTDKDRRSNYTSTMLQDDEMGSFAPRTAGIAFRAPSREEPDPRAREKEKKAKATPPAEPGEEKPPALYFDFGDRSLSLSSSALIGIAAILGLLFAIIYVLASMGQS; encoded by the coding sequence ATGGGCTACGGTTGACGCTGAGATGTCGGGCTGTGAGACAATGCGCGAAATGCTGGACGTTCTGGAACGTCGACAGCTGCTCACGCCTTTACAGACAGGCCGAATCCTGAAAGGCGAGACGGATGGGCTGGTTCTTGGGCGATACAAGCTGCTTTACCGAAACGCGTCCGGAAGTTTTGCTCGTGTTTTCCGAGCCGCCACGGTAGATGACAATAAGATCGTCGCTCTCAAACTGCTTCGAGAACGATGGGCAGATGATCCCAAAGCGGTTCAGGGGTTCGAGCGTGAAGCTCGGATCTGCATGAAGTTCATTCACCCCAACATTGTTCCAATCTTCGATATTGGAAATGAGGGTAAGTACCACTTCTTTACGATGGAATTCGTCGAAGGTGGCAACCTCCGGGATTTTATGAAAATTCGGCAGGTGCTGGCTCCACTGGAGGCGACAAAGTGCATCTACGAGATCTGCTCTGCACTGGAATACGCATTGACGCTGGGGGCCACGCATCGTGACCTGAAGCTGACTAATGTTCTGATGAGCAGTACCGGTGTCGCCAAGCTTGTCGACTTTGGACTCGCGGGGGCCGAAAACCCCAACCAGGCAGGAACCAGCGACGACGTGCAGCGAGCGCTTGAGTATGCTTCGCTTGAACGCGGAACCAACGCTCCACGCAACGACCCGCGCAGCGACATTTTTTTTGCCGGAGCGATCTACTACGAACTGCTCACCGGTGAGGGGCCATGGCCGCGGACGGCAGATCGCGAAGAACGCCTGCAGCTCCAGCGGTATTCGAGTGTGCGGCCAGTCAACCTGATCAAACCAAGCCTGCCTCCCTGTGTCGCTCGCATTTGTTCGAAGATGATGGATGTGAATCCATCTGATCGTTACCAGACCGTTGGGGAAGCTTGTCGGGACCTTCGACTGGCCCTCGCCGAACTCGGCGATCCCGATGCTGTGGTGGAAGGAACCAGAAATGCTGCCGCAGATGCAGCCTTTGGACGCCCGGAATTCAAGCTGCTGGTCGTTGATACGTCACGAAAACGTCGAAAGGTTCTGAACCAGTACTTTGAAAAGTACGCGTTCCAACTTGAGTTCCTGAGTGATCACGCGGAAGCCCTTGAAAGGCTGAAAGGGAATAATGCTCCCGGCGGCATTTTGTTTTTTGCAGATGAAGATTCAGACGCCACGCTGGAAATTTACCCCCAGATTCAGGCCTATGCGCGATCGCTGAAGACACCCTGCGTCGCAGTGTTCGCGACAAACGACGAACCTGAAGTCAAACGCAAGCTGAATTCCACGAAGTACGGTACAACGATGTTCCAGCCCACGACGCTGCGTGACATCCGGAAACACTTCGAAGAACTGGCAGGAATACTTACGCCTGACGAAGCTCCGGCCACGAAAACGACGGAGAAGACTGCGTCCCGTAAGGGGCCCACGGCCCGAATGAATCCGGATCGTCCGCAGTTAACCAGTAATGATGACTTCGGCGATGCAACTGATTCTCCGGATGCTCCAATGGAGTTAACGCCTACGGTGGCTGAACTCCGCCGGGGTCTGAAAACGAGTGAAGCATCGATCGATCAGATCCCTGCGTCAGAACAAGCGCCTCGACAGACACGTAGCCGACCTTCGCAACGCAATGAGCTGTCGCAGCAGCCAACCCATGAAATGCCGGCGGCTGTACGATCCGAGGGTTCCGCATCGAAGCCACAGGCTGCGGATAATCCTCTGGAAACGATCAAAGATGCCAAGGCAATGGCCGCTCGATTGCGAGCAGAGCGAGCGCGCAAGGCAAAAGAGAAGGCCGACGCTGAACGCCAGAAAGCCGAAGCCGAAGAGGCTGCACAAAAGGAAGCCGCCTCAGAGCAGGCCTCTCTCGCGCAGGCTGCCAGCGAATTGCGACGCCGACAACGAGAAGAGCGAAAACGACTCGAAAAGGAACGCGCCGAAAAACAACGCCTGGAAAAAGAACGCAAAGTCCGTGAAGAGCAGGAACGTCTGGAGCAAGAACGCCTGAAGCGTGAAGAGCAAGAGCGTCTGGAGCGTGAAGAGCAAGAGCGTCTCGAACGCGAACGCTTGGAACGCGAAGAGCAAGAGCGGCTCGAACAAGAACGCTTGGAACGCGAAGAGCAGGAACGGCTCGAACGCGAACGCTTGGAACGAGAAGAGCAGGAGCGTCTCGAACTTGAACGTCTGAAGCGTGAAGAGCAAGAGCGACTCGAACGAGAAGAGCAAGAACGTCTCGAACGCGAACGACTGGAACGTGAAGAGCAAGAGCGACTCGAACGAGAAGAGCAAGAACGTCTCGAACGCGAACGACTGGAACGCGAAGAGCAAGAGCGGCTCGAACGCGAACGTCTGGAGCGTGAAGAGCAGGAACGGCTCGAACTTGAACGTCTGGAACGAGAAGAGCAGGAGCGGCTCGAACAAGAACGCCTCGAGCGTGAAGAGCAGGAGCGGCTCGAACAAGAGCGACTCGAACGAGAAGAGCAAGAACGTCTCGAACGCGAGCGTCTGGAACGAGAAGAGCAAGAACGTCTCGAACGCGAACGTCTGGAACGAGAAGAGCAGGAGCGGCTCGAACAAGAACGCCTCGAGCGTGAAGAGCAGGAGCGGCTCGAACAAGAGCGACTCGAACGCGAAGAGCAAGAACGTCTCGAACGCGAGCGACTCGAACGAGAAGAGCAAGAGCGTCTCGAACTTGAACGTCTGGAGCGTGAAGAGCAAGAACGTCTCGAACTTGAACGTCTCGAACGCGAAGAGCAAGAACGTCTCGAACTTGAACGTCTCGAACGCGAAGAGCAAGAACGTCTCGAACTTGAGCGTCTGGAACGCGAACAGCAGGAGCGCCTCGAACAGGAGCGTCTGGAACGCGAAGAGCAAGAGCGGCTCGAACGCGAAGAGCAAGAACGTCTCGAATGCGAACGTTTGGAACGCGAAGAGCAGGAGCGCCTCGAACAGGAGCGTCTGGAACGCGAAGAGCAGGAGCGGCTTGAACGCGAGCGTCTGGAACGCGAAGAGCAGGAGCGTCTTGAACGCGAGCGCCTGGAACGCGAAGAGCAGGAGCGTCTCGAACTTGAGCGTCTGGAGCGTGAAGAGCAAGAGCGACTCGAACGTGAAGAACAAGAGCGTCTCGAGCGCGAGCGTCTCGAGCGTGAAGAGCAGGAGGAAGAGTGGCTTGAACGCGAACTTGCCGCCGAGACTGCGGCAGAAGGTGGAGACGACTATGTCCCTCTTTCAGATGGAGAAGTTTCCGCTGGGGACAGCGATTCTGATGATGACTTTGTTCCGCTGAGCGATGACGATGACGATCTGGAACGTGCGTTTGCTGTCGCTTCACCGGAATCAGAAACCCTCAGCAGTGAAGACGAAGAAGAAGAAGCGACGTTTCGACTTGCGACGGCAGGCAACGTTGCCGATGACGATTCATCGGAGGCTTCTGAGCCAGAGTCTGCAGCAAATACCGAAGATGTCGACGGCGAGTTACACAGCGAGGATGTCTGGGCAACCATGTCGCTCAGCGGAAACGCTGAAGCAGGAACGCGTAAGTCCAGGATTTCGAACAAGCGAAAGGCCGGACGGAAGAAACAAACTTCCGACGCTGGATCCAGCGAGTCCGGTGAGAAATCAACCAGGAAATCTGACACTTCGCCCGACGGGAGAAAGAACGCCGATTCAGCTGCCCGTGCGGCAAAATCCCGCAAACGTTCGCGAAAATCAGATGGCGATATCACAAGGCCCAAAGTGGGTTCCGGAACCACCCCAGCTGCAAGGCTCTCCGGTAGTCAGCCATCGATACCAATAGTGGCATCAACCGAGAAACCGGGCCCGTCAGATGCTGCTACAACGGGCACTGCATCTGTCGTCGCCGCTGATCGAGAGCAACCGAGTGGTAAGTCGGCGGTAAGTCGTCAAAAGGCTGGCAAGAAAAGTGTTCCACGGCGGCAGAAGGCCGTCCAGGCAGTTCGGAAAAAGAAGAAGCAGGAAGAGGAAGTTATCTCCGCCATTTTTGACGATGTGTTCAGTGACGAAAACAACACTGACAAAGACCGCCGGTCTAATTACACATCCACGATGCTGCAGGATGACGAAATGGGTTCGTTTGCACCCCGCACAGCTGGTATCGCGTTCCGTGCCCCCAGCCGTGAGGAACCTGATCCGCGTGCCAGGGAAAAGGAGAAGAAAGCGAAGGCGACACCTCCTGCCGAACCCGGAGAAGAGAAGCCGCCGGCCCTTTATTTCGACTTCGGGGACCGGTCGCTATCACTGTCCAGTTCAGCATTGATTGGTATTGCTGCGATTCTCGGATTGCTGTTCGCGATCATCTATGTGCTGGCAAGCATGGGGCAATCGTAA